The following DNA comes from Mycobacterium sp. MS1601.
CACCGAATCCGGCATCTCGAAGCCAGCCGGACAACCGCTGCGGCGGATGCACCTGCGCCCCGGAGCTGAGGTAGACGAACAGGCCGAGGACGTTGGCCTGCGCCGACGAGCGTCGGCCCGGTTCGGCGAACGCGTCCATGACGGCGAACACCCCGCCGGGAGCCAGGGCATCGCGAACGCGTCTGAACAAATCCACCGTTTGCTCAGATGTCAAGTGGTGCAACAGGTTGAAGCACAGCACGGCGTCGTAACCACTGCCCAGATCGGCCGTCGTCGCGTCCCCGTCGCAGTGCACCACCCGGTCACTCAACCCAGCGTCAGCGATGATCTCGCGACCGATTGCGGCACTGCCCGGCAGGTCTAGCACCGTCGCGGTCAGGCGCGGATAACGGCGACACAGCTGTGCCGAGTACCAGCCGTGGCCGCCACCGATGTCCAGTAGCCTCCGCGAATCTGCGGGAAGCCTGAACTTTTTGGCCACTTCGTCAGCACTCAGACGAGCCAGTTCCACCTGGCCGCCGAGATACCGCCGCCAGTACGGATCGTCGGGCGGCGCGTCATGATGCCCCGTGGGCCGACCGTGGCGAGTCACCTCGTCGAGTTGTGCCCACCACTGCCAGTAGTCGGCGGTGCCGGCCACGTACTGCGCAACGGACAACCGGGATTCCGGGTCCAGCCAACGGCGCGACGCACGGGTCAGCCGGTAGCGGCCACGCCGGACAGTGACGTGACGACCTGAACGCAGACAGTCGAGCAGCAAACGGGTGGGCACCGGGTGCAGGTGCAGGTCGGCCGCCAGTTCGGCAACCGTCGACGGTTGCTGCGCCAGTCGAGCGGTGATGCCGGTTTGCACCGCGGTCACCATCACCGCCGACAATGCCATACCACCCCACGCTTCCGCGGCGGCAGTGGGAACGATGCCGGCCCGCAAAGCAAGCCATTCAGCGGGATTGGCACCGCGCAGGACCAGCCTCACCGAACAAGTCCGTTCACCATCGATTTTTACTACCATGTCAGCATTCGGTCTCGCGTTGACTTGCTGTTTCTCCCACCGCGCGCAGACATGAGGGGAGGCCGACGATGACGGTTCACGCCCGAACACCGTCCCGCACCCTCACACGTGTCCGAGCCTTGATCATCGCCGGCCACGCCGGACCCTCGCTGGCGATCACCGCACTGGCCACGCTCTTGGCGCCGTCCGGCCCGGACCTTGTCCTGGCGGCGGTGGCGATGCTGGCTGGTCAACTGTCGATCGGCTGGTCCAACGACGCCGCGGATGCCGGTCGAGACGCAGCAGTGGGCCGCACCGACAAGCCGGTCGCTGCCGGCACCGTCAGCGTGCGGACAGCCTGGATCGCGGCATTCGCAGCACTGGCGGTCGCCCTGGTGTCGGCGCTTGCCATCAGCCCCCTCACTGCATCACTGCTCGCGGTGATTGTCGGCGCGGGCTGGATCTACAACCTCCGGCTGAAATCGACTCCGGCGTCCGCTCTGATGTATCTACTGGGGTTTGGTCCCATCCCCGCCTATGCGGCCAGCACGCTGCCGGGCCAGCCGATGCCGGCCTGGTACGCCACCGCAGCAGCGGCTCTGGTGGGTCTGGGTGGGCATTTTGCCAACGTGCTGCCCGACCTCGCCGCCGACCGGGCCACCGGTGTCAACGGGCTGCCCCAAATGGTGGGTGCCCGCTGGGGAGCTCGATCGGTGCGGGTTCTGGCGTTGGTGTTCCTGCTGTCGGCGTCGGTGCTGCTGGTGCCGGCCTCCGGTTTCCACCGGATCGCTGTTGTCGGACTGGGCGTGGCCGCCCTGCTGGCCCTGGTCGGCGCCCTGGGCAAGGGCCGGGTACCGTTCGCTGCCGCGTTCGGGATCGCGGCTGTCGACGTCGTGCTGTTGGTGGTGGTCGGCTATGCGCAGACCTGAGCACAGTCGGATCCTCGGCGTCCGGTCCGCCTTTCCCCGGAATCGTTATCCGCAAGCGGAGTTGACGGCAAAAGTAGCCGAACTCAGCGGGGTTGGTCCGGACGAGCGT
Coding sequences within:
- a CDS encoding UbiA family prenyltransferase, translated to MTVHARTPSRTLTRVRALIIAGHAGPSLAITALATLLAPSGPDLVLAAVAMLAGQLSIGWSNDAADAGRDAAVGRTDKPVAAGTVSVRTAWIAAFAALAVALVSALAISPLTASLLAVIVGAGWIYNLRLKSTPASALMYLLGFGPIPAYAASTLPGQPMPAWYATAAAALVGLGGHFANVLPDLAADRATGVNGLPQMVGARWGARSVRVLALVFLLSASVLLVPASGFHRIAVVGLGVAALLALVGALGKGRVPFAAAFGIAAVDVVLLVVVGYAQT
- a CDS encoding class I SAM-dependent methyltransferase; this encodes MRLVLRGANPAEWLALRAGIVPTAAAEAWGGMALSAVMVTAVQTGITARLAQQPSTVAELAADLHLHPVPTRLLLDCLRSGRHVTVRRGRYRLTRASRRWLDPESRLSVAQYVAGTADYWQWWAQLDEVTRHGRPTGHHDAPPDDPYWRRYLGGQVELARLSADEVAKKFRLPADSRRLLDIGGGHGWYSAQLCRRYPRLTATVLDLPGSAAIGREIIADAGLSDRVVHCDGDATTADLGSGYDAVLCFNLLHHLTSEQTVDLFRRVRDALAPGGVFAVMDAFAEPGRRSSAQANVLGLFVYLSSGAQVHPPQRLSGWLRDAGFGEPQRIRILRIPGQALYVVGRNG